CTGCGTTCACAAAAGCAACGTGCTTAAAGTAACTGACGGGGTCTTTAAGGAATCATTCTATAAGATAGCCAAAAACTATCCCAAAATCACCACTGAAGATTTCTACGTTGACGCAATGGCAATGTATCTCATTACAAATCCCCTTAACTTTGACGTTATCGTTTCAACAAACCTCTTCGGAGACATATTGTCCGATGAAAGCGCAGGACTCGTTGGAGGCCTGGGACTTGCACCATCAGGAAATATCGGGGACGACAACGGACTGTTTGAACCCGTGCACGGATCAGCGCCAGACATTGCTGGAAAAGGAATAGCCAATCCATGCTCCATGATACTTTCAACTGCGATGATGCTGGACTACATCGGCGAAAAAGAAACCGCTACAAGAGTAAACAATGCCGTTGAAAAAGTAGTCTGTGCAGGAAAGGTATTGACTCCGGATCTGGGAGGAACAGCCAAAACCATGGAAATGACACAGGCAATCGTTAAAGAGTTGATATAAATGTTAAATATTACCACATTTCTCGATGCAAATTCAAAAAGACTGGATAAAAAGGTATTGTATAACCCAAGAAGCAGTGAGGAATACACCTCCGCGGAAATATTGTCAATAGTCAGTGAAATAGGACGTCAGTTAAAGTCAAATAATGTGCAGGAAGGCGATAGGGTAATCATTTATCTGAACAATTCATGCGAATATCTCTTTTCACTGTTTGCAATATGGAGAATCGGCGCAATAGCCATTCCGGCAAATAGAGTATTCACCTCCTCGGAACTGGATTACATCATTCACGACTCACAGGCAAAGCTTGTGATTACCGATGATGAAGCCGAAGCGAAACTGGATATCTGCACATACGTTCCGAAAAACATTAGTGAATATAAAAATTGCGAAGTTCTGGAGGCAGCAAATACCGATTGGGATGATTTGTGTCAACTGCAGTACACCTCAGGAACAACCGGAAAACCTAAAGGCGCAATGCTAACCCATGGAAATTATTTCACTGCAATCCATAACGAATGTGATGTATTGACCCTGAAGCAGGACGACGTGTTTTTAGGAATTTATCCGATGGCTCACGTTGGCCTTTCATGGGCGATATCAGCCCTAAGGGCAGCGGCATACTACATAATGATTGAACAGTTCGATTTGGACGAGTACCTTGAATTATGTGAAAAAGAGAAAGTAACCGTCTTAACCGGAATGCCTCCTGTAATACACTCCCTTACGACAATGGACAAGACAAAAGAGCTTTCAACCGTTCGTGAAATAATAAGCGGAGGAGGACCGTTGCACAAAAAGATATGGAAAGAGTTCCATGAAACCTACGGAATACCAATCATTAACGCCTACGGACTGTCTGAAAGTATTGTAATCGGAACCGGAACAGTAATAAGACCTGAAGATTATCGTGAAGCTGACAGATTTGAAAGTGTAGGGCATCCTGTCTGCTTTTCAGAAGTTAAAATCGTGGATGAAGACGATTCAACGAAAACCCTTGAAAAATATGAGCAGGGAGAAATTGCACTTAGAGGGCCTGCAATTGCAAAAGGATATTGGAGAAGAGAAAAACAGACCATTGAATCATTTTTAGATGACGGATGGTTTTTAACCGGAGACATCGGTTATTTGGATGAAGATAACCGTTTATTCATTACCGACCGCAAGAAAGACATGATTGTAATGAGCGGATGGAAAATCTACCCAACAGAAGTTGAGGAAGTTCTAATCAAATATCCTAAACTTAAGGAAATAGCTATTTTTAGTATCGATGACTGTCACAGGGGAGAAATACCTGCAGCAGCAGTCGTTTGGGAAAATGAACCAGATCATGAAGGTTTGATAAGTTTTGCCCGTGAAAACCTCTCCAGATATAAGGTTCCACGTCAAATCTATGATTTGGATGAACTTCCAAGAGTTAACGGCTGGAAATTGCTTAGAAGAGAACTGAGAAACATGTTCAAGCCATAATTAATGAACATTTTAATAATTCTGAAAAATATTAGTTATCATACGCTCTAGGAAAAGACAGATATTTATATACTCCATTTATATTAAACATTGAAAAATTAATCACACTTGGGGAGGCGTAGATTATAAATTTTGAATTATTTAAAGTTAGAAATTAATCTAACTTTAAACGAAATTGCTGTATCAACTTAGCATATATCATTAACGTAGGTCATGACCAAAAGGCAAAATTATCCAAGGAAATCAAGAAAAAAAACTTTTTAAATATAATACAGCAATCAATTGATTTATCTGGATAATAAACCTTCAATAGCTATATTATATTCCAATATATTTAAATTAGATAGATTTTAACTCGTAAAAAATGATACAAGTCAATAGAATTGTCCTCAGTCCTAAGAATTCTATTCAAAAATCATGGTGCCAATACCATTGGTAGTGAAGATTTCAAGCAAAAGGGAATGTTCTATACGTCCGTCAATGATATGGCATGATTTTACACCGTTTTCAATTGCCTTAACGCAGGTTTCGATTTTAGGAATCATTCCACCGGAGATGACACCGTCTTCAATCAGCTGAGGAATTTCACAAATCCTGATTTTCTGAATAAGGGAATTCTGGTCGTTAGGGTCTCTTAGGACTCCTGGAACATCGGTTAAAATGATTAATTTTTCAGCACCTACAGAGCTTGCAATTTCACCGGCTGCAGTGTCCGCATTAAGGTTAAGGCTTGTTCCGTCCTGGGCAATACCAACAGGAGATATGACCGGAATATAGTTGTTTTCAACGAATAATTCCAATAGATTGGTGTTAATATTATCAACTTCTCCAACCAAACCAAGGTCAACCTCTTCATCCGAACCATCGATTTTCTTTGCTCCTTTCTTATGAGCGAAAATCAGGCTGGAATCCTTACCAGATAAGCTTATGGCATCCCCATCATGCTTTATTAATTGAGATACGATTTCAGTACTTATCTTACCGACGAGAACCATTTCGATAATTTCCATTGTCTCTTCATCAGTAACCCTCAATCCTTGAATGAATTCCGGTTCTTTGCCTAGTTTATCCATTGAACGGGAGATTTCAGGACCTCCTCCGTGGACAATAATCGGTTTCATTCCGACATATTTGAGTAAAACAGTATCACGAGCAGTTGAGGACATTGCATTATCATCTATCATTGCATGTCCTCCATATTTGATTAAAATTTTCTTTTTATGAAACTTTTTGATATATGGTAAAGCTTCAATCAAAACATCTATATCTTTCATTTTATCACTACAATAAATATTTAATTTACTTATTTATAAGTATTTCACATTATTGTGGAAAATCAAAAAAATAGCTGCAAAAAAACTATCGTTTAAAATGAAAAAACGATGAATAATTAGCATAGTTAGGCGATAATTATTCGATTTAATCAATCATAAAATTAATTTGAAATAAACCCTATTTAAAAAATTAATTTAAACGTGGGTTAATCTACATGCGCTTTTCAATATTCGTCAGAATAGTATAGACATGTCTTGAATCCTTCTTTTTGGAAGGGTATTCGGATGCGAAAATTGCCATTAATTTAGGTATTTCCTCATCTGGATACTCCTTAATCAGCTTTTCGGCAATGTTCTGCAGGCTTACCGAAGGAATCTTTGAATCCCAAACGTCCATGAAGACCTTTTTGATTCTCTTTTTGGTTTTGGGCATATTAACTAATTCATTAGGGAATTCCTCTTCCAGGTTTCTCATGACATATTCGAGATAATGGTTTTCATCCTCCCCATACAACTCCCTGACTTCAGATCCGTACTCGTCGAAGTATTTTCTTACCTCTTTTAGTATGAATCTTCTGCTGATGCCTTTAGGGTCCTTGAAAGCCTTGACAATATTGTCCGGCTTGATTTTCAGATACATCTGGGTGCCGTTTAAATGAACGCCGTTGATTACAACCCCTTCAATCAGGCTTCTCTTGTTGAATCTGTAATATTCATCGTTTATTCGCTGAAGCATTAATTTGATTTCCTGAATCGCATCATAAAGCGTTGGAAAAGTGTCTGTTATTTCAAATTTGTACGGTTCGAAGCGTGGCTCCATTATTGTCCAGCCAATTCTAAATTCTGATTCATCTTCATATTTTATAATGGAGAACAACGACTTTACACTCAACCCCACAATATCATACGGCAGAGATAAAATCTCATTATCATTCAGGAACTTCCCGTCAACATAAACTCCAATCAGTTTAATGTCAATATACGTATCCATATGAGCTATTTCATGTCGGTTTAGAGTTCCATACAATTCAAAGAACAAAACGTCGGTTGTGTCCTTTGAATATCCGTCGAAATAATCCAGAATGGCTTTCTTATCTATTAATGAATACATTTCCAATATGTGGTCGTCGGCTACTGCCTTTCCACGGGTTTTTGGAACGAGTTCGATTACATTTCCATTTTCATCTTTCAAAGGAAAAATGGCCAAGCAGGTCCCGTCCAGTTTCTCATTGCAGAAGTACCGTACTTTTCCTTCGGACTTCAACTGGTGTCTTGAATCCCAGTAGTTGATTTTTGGAAATCCCTGTACAAACTGTTCAACGTCAGCTTCGCTTCCATCGCTTTTAACCAGGTGCGTTATTACGATGGATCCTAAAAACCTGTTTGGCTTTCTTGACAGATATCCACTTATTACATTTCCCTGTGGCGTTTTTTGTGAAAATTCTGATAGGTGTTTTGGCTTTACAATACCGCCAAAATACTCGGAGCAGAATTTTTCTAAATTAGAATTTTCCATTCAATGCCCTCCTAAATATTTAAAAATATTATTTGTTCGATATTTTGGCAATATAAGGTTATTGCTTTTCTTATATTTAAAATAAGCAGTTATGAGTCGGAACAATTCTTAGTGGTGAGGACAATTCTTAGGAGTGGCGACAATACTTATGACTCAGAGCAATTTTTACACGAGAAAGTAGATTATATCTGAACGAGTAATATTCAAAAGGAGAGTTATTTTTCAATGAGGTAAACTCCAGCTATAAATGACCAGACAACAAGAGTGTAAACTGAGAGGCGTTCCAAAACAGGCATGTAAACATTGTCCATACTGAAAAACATTATCCAAAATGCAGCCAGACCAATTAATGCAAGCGTTAATGTGATTTTTTGGAAATTAGCGAATTCATTCATTGATCGGGCAATAATGACCAATAAAATGTTTCCTCCAAGGATTGCCATTACAGCACCCAGGGTATGATAGCCTGATGTCAGAGGGTTTCCTCCATGGATGAATCCCACGATAATAACGCCTAAAGAGGTAATTAATGTTAAAATGTAAAATACAGTTTTGTTTTTGATTATGAAATCTTTGAATTTATAAAAATTGCCGAAAAGCAAGGTCAAACCAATTAAAACAAAAGCGGAGTTCATAAGTAATGATAATGGTGAATCGGCTCCTGGAATTCCAAGCTCTGAAATCGTGTGAAAAACATATGTATTTAAAAAAGAAGCGTTGAAAAAAGTTGCACAAATTGCTTCAGCAATCAGATAGTATACGCTACCGATGATAAAAACGATTCCTGCAACTTTAGATTTCATATTGCTAGATTCCGAATTTTTTATTGAAGTATTTTTCCTTCAAGTCAAAGTTCAGCTCATCAATGTCTGCACCGGCCATTGCCTTTTGCAATACCTTATAGCAAGTCTTTTTAGGTACAGTAATGTTAGTAATGTGAGATTTTGCCCAGATTCTGTCAAATCTTTTCTTCAAATTGCCGAAATTGAAGTGTTCGGTCACATTCTTTAAATTGAGAATGTTAGCCGTGTTTACAATATCATAATTTGCATATGTTTGCGCATCCATGACTATAGGATTCAGGCCTAAAATGAACCTTTGCAAGTCGTAATCAAGGAATGATTCGTAATCCCCGTCGTATGCGTAAACGTGTGCCTTTGCAGACAGTGCGTCAATGAAAACGAGAAACATATTGTTCATTAATGACCTTGATATTATCTCATTACAGAAATTAAGGGCTGTTTGAACATTGCCTGCATCGGAAGAGGCATGATATTTTTCGTAATCCTCGAACCTGAACGCCACAAGGGCGAACATGTAGAGATCTATCCATTCATTTTCCTTGAGGAATTCCTTTGCCTTATCGGTCAATTCATAATCTCCATCACCTTGACCTAAAACGGACATTATCCTTTCAACAAGCTCCTGCTTTTTACCGGAGACTTTAAGTCCGTTTTCCTTAAGCATTGCCTTTAAATCAGCCACAGTATATTTTTTAGAAATCTC
This portion of the Methanobrevibacter millerae genome encodes:
- the aksF gene encoding homoisocitrate dehydrogenase, with translation MYDIAIISGDGIGKEVMESAEYLLDKLDLNFNFNYGEAGFECFNRNGTTLPEETVKIAKSSDATLFGASTSTPGQPSPIINLRKELDVYANLRPIKSYRGIKSIAQGIDFIIVRENTEGLYSQIEYDDDEKVIAERVITRKASEKISDVAFKLAKRRKLKSKVTCVHKSNVLKVTDGVFKESFYKIAKNYPKITTEDFYVDAMAMYLITNPLNFDVIVSTNLFGDILSDESAGLVGGLGLAPSGNIGDDNGLFEPVHGSAPDIAGKGIANPCSMILSTAMMLDYIGEKETATRVNNAVEKVVCAGKVLTPDLGGTAKTMEMTQAIVKELI
- a CDS encoding class I adenylate-forming enzyme family protein; protein product: MLNITTFLDANSKRLDKKVLYNPRSSEEYTSAEILSIVSEIGRQLKSNNVQEGDRVIIYLNNSCEYLFSLFAIWRIGAIAIPANRVFTSSELDYIIHDSQAKLVITDDEAEAKLDICTYVPKNISEYKNCEVLEAANTDWDDLCQLQYTSGTTGKPKGAMLTHGNYFTAIHNECDVLTLKQDDVFLGIYPMAHVGLSWAISALRAAAYYIMIEQFDLDEYLELCEKEKVTVLTGMPPVIHSLTTMDKTKELSTVREIISGGGPLHKKIWKEFHETYGIPIINAYGLSESIVIGTGTVIRPEDYREADRFESVGHPVCFSEVKIVDEDDSTKTLEKYEQGEIALRGPAIAKGYWRREKQTIESFLDDGWFLTGDIGYLDEDNRLFITDRKKDMIVMSGWKIYPTEVEEVLIKYPKLKEIAIFSIDDCHRGEIPAAAVVWENEPDHEGLISFARENLSRYKVPRQIYDLDELPRVNGWKLLRRELRNMFKP
- the argB gene encoding acetylglutamate kinase, producing MKDIDVLIEALPYIKKFHKKKILIKYGGHAMIDDNAMSSTARDTVLLKYVGMKPIIVHGGGPEISRSMDKLGKEPEFIQGLRVTDEETMEIIEMVLVGKISTEIVSQLIKHDGDAISLSGKDSSLIFAHKKGAKKIDGSDEEVDLGLVGEVDNINTNLLELFVENNYIPVISPVGIAQDGTSLNLNADTAAGEIASSVGAEKLIILTDVPGVLRDPNDQNSLIQKIRICEIPQLIEDGVISGGMIPKIETCVKAIENGVKSCHIIDGRIEHSLLLEIFTTNGIGTMIFE
- a CDS encoding DUF998 domain-containing protein, with translation MKSKVAGIVFIIGSVYYLIAEAICATFFNASFLNTYVFHTISELGIPGADSPLSLLMNSAFVLIGLTLLFGNFYKFKDFIIKNKTVFYILTLITSLGVIIVGFIHGGNPLTSGYHTLGAVMAILGGNILLVIIARSMNEFANFQKITLTLALIGLAAFWIMFFSMDNVYMPVLERLSVYTLVVWSFIAGVYLIEK
- a CDS encoding SAP domain-containing protein; this encodes MSEQKLEIFNVLNFLNSGYALEDILNEGNFGTFPSADDCISYLVENGYLTGEGGALTAEEISKKYTVADLKAMLKENGLKVSGKKQELVERIMSVLGQGDGDYELTDKAKEFLKENEWIDLYMFALVAFRFEDYEKYHASSDAGNVQTALNFCNEIISRSLMNNMFLVFIDALSAKAHVYAYDGDYESFLDYDLQRFILGLNPIVMDAQTYANYDIVNTANILNLKNVTEHFNFGNLKKRFDRIWAKSHITNITVPKKTCYKVLQKAMAGADIDELNFDLKEKYFNKKFGI